One window of the Triticum dicoccoides isolate Atlit2015 ecotype Zavitan chromosome 3B, WEW_v2.0, whole genome shotgun sequence genome contains the following:
- the LOC119276681 gene encoding G-type lectin S-receptor-like serine/threonine-protein kinase LECRK4 — MAAKPLHLLFYSTLVMLVSLQFQASSAQTNITSRFPLLAAAGAGWSSPSGRFSFGFYATDGGLAIGVWLATAPNITVTWTANRNNTPDTGGSLRLTYDGRLIWIGASIQDRPVAVPPRPAVSGAMLDDGNFVLYGADASVVWSTFASPTDTLLAGQDLVPGAQLFSSVSDTNRATGKYRLTNQQNDANLVLYPVGRSNVADAAYWSTVTFQIGFLLTLRLDASGVLYQANSNGSFTSNLTRSGSAKAGAEAYYRLTLDPDGVLRLYHHAFVSGGASKASVQWSTPSDRCLVKGVCGLNSYCVLDHDGQPSCLCPPGFGFLDATNTALGCTVNSSAGECRGGQQDAASFSMAPTLNMSWVNAAYEVMGAGTSAADCQAACLSDCFCAAVLRDANDGTCTKQQLPLRYGRVGGAYTLSVKTGGAANPASGGGGSGRDTRNKPVGVGRATTIALVCIGILACVALSAFIASARLLRVKRRHVALANADAGEGLEEETAPLRSYTYQELERATHCFRDPLGRGAFGTVFKGALRDGEKAIAVKRLEKLVEDGEREFQREVRAIGRTSHRNLVRLLGFCHEGANRLLVYEFMSNGSVADLLFKGGAPAWPDRLGIALDVARGLHYLHDELDSRVIHCDVKPQNILMDAAGTAKIADFGLAKLLQPDQTRTFTGVRGTRGYLAPEWYRGAGPVTVKADVYSYGVVLLEIVTCRRSMEMEEAGEERTLMELVYECLLRGEVTRAMSSDEVVDAAAVERAVKVGIWCVQGEPESRPSIKSVILMLEGHLEVPFPPPPAS; from the coding sequence ATGGCTGCTAAGCCTTTGCATCTGCTCTTCTACTCAACACTAGTCATGCTTGTTTCCCTCCAATTCCAAGCGTCATCCGCCCAAACCAACATCACATCAAGGTTCCCCCTACTGGCTGCCGCCGGCGCCGGCTGGTCGTCCCCGTCGGGCCGCTTCTCCTTCGGCTTCTACGCCACGGACGGCGGCCTCGCCATCGGCGTCTGGCTCGCAACCGCGCCCAACATAACCGTCACGTGGACCGCGAACCGCAACAACACGCCGGACACGGGCGGCTCGCTGAGGCTCACCTACGACGGTCGTCTCATCTGGATCGGCGCGAGCATCCAGGACAGGCCGGTGGCAGTCCCGCCCCGTCCGGCAGTCTCCGGCGCCATGCTCGACGATGGCAACTTCGTCCTGTACGGCGCGGACGCGTCGGTGGTGTGGTCGACGTTCGCGTCCCCGACCGACACCCTGCTCGCCGGTCAGGACCTCGTGCCCGGGGCGCAGCTCTTCTCCAGCGTGTCCGACACCAACAGGGCCACCGGGAAGTACCGGCTCACCAACCAGCAAAACGACGCAAACCTCGTGTTGTACCCGGTGGGCAGGAGCAACGTGGCAGACGCGGCGTACTGGAGCACGGTGACCTTCCAGATTGGCTTCCTCCTCACCCTGCGCCTGGATGCCAGTGGCGTGCTCTACCAGGCCAACAGCAACGGCAGCTTCACCAGCAACCTGACGCGATCTGGATCCGCAAAAGCTGGGGCGGAGGCCTACTACCGTCTCACGCTTGACCCTGACGGAGTTCTGCGTCTGTACCACCACGCCTTCGTGTCCGGCGGTGCGTCAAAGGCCAGCGTCCAGTGGAGCACACCGAGCGATCGGTGCCTTGTGAAGGGCGTTTGTGGGCTCAACAGCTACTGCGTCCTCGATCACGACGGGCAGCCTAGCTGCTTGTGCCCGCCTGGGTTCGGTTTCCTCGACGCGACCAACACGGCGCTCGGTTGCACGGTGAACTCCAGCGCCGGCGAATGCAGAGGGGGGCAGCAAGACGCCGCAAGCTTCTCCATGGCACCCACGCTGAACATGTCATGGGTGAACGCGGCGTACGAGGTGATGGGCGCGGGCACGAGCGCGGCCGACTGCCAAGCGGCGTGCCTGAGCGACTGCTTCTGCGCCGCGGTGCTAAGGGACGCCAACGACGGCACGTGCACGAAGCAGCAGCTCCCTCTGCGGTACGGCCGCGTGGGCGGCGCGTACACGCTGTCCGTCAAGACCGGGGGAGCGGCGAAcccggcgtcgggcggcggcggcagcggcagggACACCCGCAACAAACCCGTCGGCGTCGGGCGCGCGACCACCATCGCATTGGTGTGCATCGGCATCCTAGCATGCGTCGCGTTGTCCGCCTTCATCGCCTCCGCGCGGCTGCTCCGGGTGAAGCGCCGGCACGTGGCGCTCGCGAACGCTGACGCCGGCGAGGGCTTGGAGGAGGAGACGGCGCCCCTGAGATCGTACACCTACCAGGAGCTGGAGCGCGCGACGCACTGCTTCCGAGACCCGTTGGGCCGCGGCGCGTTCGGCACGGTGTTCAAAGGCGCGCTGCGCGACGGCGAGAAGGCCATCGCCGTGAAGCGGCTGGAGAAGCTGGTGGAAGACGGCGAGCGGGAGTTCCAGAGAGAGGTGCGTGCCATCGGGCGGACGAGCCACCGCAACCTGGTTCGCCTCCTGGGATTCTGCCACGAGGGCGCAAACCGCCTCCTCGTCTACGAGTTCATGAGCAACGGCTCGGTGGCAGACCTGCTCTTCAAGGGCGGCGCGCCGGCGTGGCCCGACCGCCTGGGCATCGCGCTCGACGTGGCGCGGGGCCTGCACTACCTCCACGACGAGCTCGACAGCCGCGTGATCCACTGCGACGTGAAGCCGCAGAACATCCTCATGGACGCGGCCGGcacggccaagatcgccgacttcgGACTGGCGAAGCTGCTCCAGCCCGACCAGACGCGCACTTTCACGGGCGTCCGCGGCACGCGCGGGTACCTGGCCCCCGAGTGGTACAGGGGCGCCGGGCCGGTCACGGTGAAGGCAGACGTGTACAGCTACGGCGTGGTGCTGCTCGAGATCGTGACGTGCAGGAGGAGCATGGAGATGGAGGAGGCCGGCGAGGAGCGCACGCTGATGGAGCTGGTGTACGAGTGCCTGCTGAGGGGTGAGGTGACGAGGGCCATGAGCAGCGACGAGGTGGTCGACGCGGCGGCTGTGGAGCGGGCGGTGAAGGTTGGGATCTGGTGCGTGCAAGGAGAGCCTGAGTCGAGGCCGTCCATCAAGAGCGTCATCTTGATGCTGGAAGGACATTTGGAGGTGCCATTCCCACCGCCTCCCGCTTCGTAG